In the genome of Meles meles chromosome 2, mMelMel3.1 paternal haplotype, whole genome shotgun sequence, one region contains:
- the C2H4orf3 gene encoding uncharacterized protein C4orf3 homolog has product MEAGDAAEDARDGPRQRRGLDEAGRQQQNHEVRSQSRADRFPKHSYWLDLWLFILFDVVLFIFVYLLP; this is encoded by the coding sequence ATGGAAGCGGGCGATGCCGCGGAAGATGCTCGGGACGGTCCCCGGCAGCGGCGAGGCTTGGATGAAGCTGGGAGGCAGCAGCAGAACCACGAAGTGCGGTCTCAATCCCGGGCCGACCGGTTTCCAAAGCATTCCTACTGGTTGGATCTCTGGCTCTTCATTCTCTTCGATGTAGTGCTGTTTATCTTCGTGTATCTTTTACCATG
- the FABP2 gene encoding fatty acid-binding protein, intestinal — translation MAFDGTWKIDRNENYDKFMEKMGINMVKRKLAAHDNLKLTITQEGNKFTVKESSAFRTIEIVFELGVTFNYSLADGTELSGTWNLEENKLVGKFKRIDNGNALNAVREVIGGELVQIYTYEGVEAKRIFKKE, via the exons ATGGCTTTTGACGGTACTTGGAAGATAGACCGGAATGAGAACTATGACAAGTTCATGGAAAAAATGG GTATTAATATGGTGAAAAGGAAGCTTGCAGCTCATGACAATTTGAAACTTACAATTacacaagaaggaaataaattcaCGGTCAAAGAATCAAGTGCTTTTCGTACCATTGAGATTGTTTTTGAGCTTGGTGTCACTTTTAATTACAGCCTAGCAGATGGAACTGAACTCAGT gGTACTTGGAACCTAGAGGAAAATAAACTTGTTGGAAAATTCAAACGGATAGACAATGGAAATGCACTGAATGCTGTCCGAGAAGTTATAGGTGGTGAACTGGTTCAG ATTTACACATATGAAGGAGTAGAAGCCAAGAGGATCTTCAAAAAGGAATGA